The Takifugu flavidus isolate HTHZ2018 chromosome 21, ASM371156v2, whole genome shotgun sequence genome has a window encoding:
- the LOC130518371 gene encoding probable C-mannosyltransferase DPY19L4 isoform X1, translated as MTELRCWKSLEKEREEGNTQGESKLLYTPTEDEETLSNGGADDKQQNDDAGDKDEEDAQKEPIKEESSPEASKKQPTCLLDMAVSFLLQQVVKLFFGCVAAVACGMLYAVYLSTYHERKFWFSTKQELEREITFQEGSGLYYYYYKHMLTAPSFKRGLYELTLDNKTISGQTVNIVQLLFLYPELATSFIYRITSSHDFIEPIYFYVGTVFGLQAVCVTALFVCSWVMSGTWVAGILAVSWYVINRTDTTKVDHAVPLRDNWALPYFSCQVAALTGFLSNISSATEMFCYLTMSATSVSFLLVWEHSHYVLFIQALCLFFLDSFDLVPSRKVADIHKVYLSSLFLAYLLQFQNPVLLSSPLLSILIGSVLARHFQQNMKKGPLVARVLKLSLHIHLVFSTSITFNYLMKKLLPVHESDFILKFLEVKFKLNTTTDFVTNFLLCQESFQTPKQDLFLRLTQASVLPFYFLVLTVCLLSTLQTIHRRLSGQTMKLDLKLEDGRIGEHPEVIYHVFHTLLFGGLALLFDGMKYLWTPYVCMFTAFGVCSPDLWMTVFKWLKLKSIHPVVLSLILSTAVPTIIGFSLWREYCPRVLAELSELQDFYDSDMVELISWIRSQAPASAVFAGSPLLLGAVKLVSGSAMTSLPLYSDINLLKRAEDTYQVYGMKSAEEIYKILTSQKTNYVIIEEAICNELRINKGCRIKDLLDVANGHVVYDRGVMYSFSKYGRFCQEIKLNYSPYKNYFTRVFWNRSYHVYKVNSVISFQY; from the exons ATGACCGAATTAAGATGCTGGAAAAGTCTCgaaaaagaaagggaagaaggtAATACTCAAGGCGAATCTAAGTTGCTTTATACAC CCACAGAAGATGAAGAGACTTTATCCAATGGTGGAGCAGATGATAAGCAGCAGAATGATGATGCCGGAGATAAAGATGAAGAAGATGCTCAAAAAGAGCCCATCAAAGAGGAATCTTCTCCAGAAGCGTCAAAAAAGCAGCCCACAT GTCTGTTGGACATGGCAGTGT CTTTTCTTTTGCAGCAGGTGGTTAAGTTATTCTTTGGATGTGTAGCAGCAGTTGCATGTGGGATGCTTTATGCTGTGTACCTTTCTACATATCATGAACGGAAGTTCTGGTTTTCAACAAAACAG GAACTGGAGCGTGAAATTACTTTCCAGGAAGGCAGTgggctttattattattactacaaACATATGCTGACAGCACCATCTTTTAAAAGAG GGTTATATGAGCTAACACTAGACAACAAGACTATTTCAGGCCAGACTGTCAACATagtgcagcttttatttttgtatccAGAACTCGCTACAAGTTTCATTTACAGAATTACGAGCAGTCAT GATTTCATTGAGccaatttatttttatgttggaACTGTTTTTGGGCTCCAGGCAGTCTGTGTCACTGCCTTGTTTGTGTGCAGCTGGGTGATGAGTGGCACATGGGTTGCCGGCATATTGGCTGTGTCCTGGTATGTGATCAACAG AACTGACACAACCAAAGTGGACCACGCTGTTCCTTTGCGGGACAACTGGGCTCTGCCCTACTTCTCCTGCCAGGTTGCTGCTTTGACTGGATTCCTGAGTAACATCAGCTCTGCCACTGAG ATGTTTTGCTATCTTACCATGAGTGCCACAAGCGTCTCGTTCCTCCTGGTGTGGGAACACAGCCACTATGTGCTCTTCATCCAAGccctctgtcttttttttcttgactcTTTTGACTTGGTACCTTCCCGTAAG GTAGCTGATATTCATAAAGTTTACCTCAGTTCCTTGTTCCTGGCTTACTTGCTGCAGTTTCAGAATCCTGTTCTGCTCAGCTCGCCTCTTCTTAGTATCCTGATTGGATCTGTGCTTGCGAGGCATTTCCAG CAAAATATGAAGAAAGGACCTCTTGTTGCTCGAGTACTGAAACTATCCCTACATATACACCTGGTCTTTTCGACAAGTATCAcctttaattatttaatgaaG aaGCTTCTTCCTGTACATGAAAGTGACTTCATATTGAAGTTCCTTGAAGTAAAATTCAAGCTCAACACAACAAC CGATTTTGTTACAAACTTCCTTCTGTGCCAAGAGAGTTTCCAAACCCCCAAGCAAGACTTATTTCTACGGCTGACACAGGCCTCTGTCCTTCCTTTCTACTTCCTGGTGTTGACTGTTTGCCTTCTTTCCACCCTGCAGACTATTCACAGAAGACTCAG CGGTCAAACAATGAAGTTGGACCTCAAACTTGAAGATGGGAGAATAGGAGAGCACCCAGAGGTCATCTATCATGTTTTCCACACATTGCTTTTTGGGGGCCTAGCTCTGCTGTTTGATGG GATGAAATATTTGTGGACTCCATATGTCTGCATGTTCACTGCATTTGGGGTGTGTTCTCCTGATCTTTGGATGACCGTCTTTAAGTGGCTAAAACTGAAATCTATTCATCCGGTAGTATTA TCATTGATTCTGAGCACAGCAGTACCCACAATCATTGGGTTTAGTTTGTGGAGAGAG TACTGCCCCCGTGTCTTAGCAGAACTGTCTGAGCTGCAGGATTTCTACGACTCCGATATGGTAGAACTAATAAGCTGGATCAG ATCACAGGCGCCggcctctgctgtgtttgctggCAGTCCTTTACTTTTGGGAGCAGTGAAACTGGTTTCAGGTTCAGCTATGACCAGTTTACCCCTTTACTCTGATATCAACTTACTAAAGAGGGCAGAGGAT ACATATCAGGTATATGGGATGAAATCTGCAGAAGAGATTTATAAGATTCTGACCTCTCAGAAGACGAACTATGTGATCATAGAGGAAGCCATTTGTAATGAACTTCGCATTAATAAAGGCTGTAGGATCAAAGACCTGCTTGATGTTGCCAATGGACAT GTTGTGTATGACAGAGGAGTGATGTATTCCTTCTCCAAGTACGGAAGATTCTGCCAGGAGATAAAGTTGAACTATTCTCCCTACAAAAATTACTTCACCAGAGTATTTTGGAACCGATCATACCATGTCTATAAAGTGAACTCTGTCATCTCTTTTCAATACTGA
- the LOC130518371 gene encoding probable C-mannosyltransferase DPY19L4 isoform X3, with product MTELRCWKSLEKEREEATEDEETLSNGGADDKQQNDDAGDKDEEDAQKEPIKEESSPEASKKQPTCLLDMAVSFLLQQVVKLFFGCVAAVACGMLYAVYLSTYHERKFWFSTKQELEREITFQEGSGLYYYYYKHMLTAPSFKRGLYELTLDNKTISGQTVNIVQLLFLYPELATSFIYRITSSHDFIEPIYFYVGTVFGLQAVCVTALFVCSWVMSGTWVAGILAVSWYVINRTDTTKVDHAVPLRDNWALPYFSCQVAALTGFLSNISSATEMFCYLTMSATSVSFLLVWEHSHYVLFIQALCLFFLDSFDLVPSRKVADIHKVYLSSLFLAYLLQFQNPVLLSSPLLSILIGSVLARHFQQNMKKGPLVARVLKLSLHIHLVFSTSITFNYLMKKLLPVHESDFILKFLEVKFKLNTTTDFVTNFLLCQESFQTPKQDLFLRLTQASVLPFYFLVLTVCLLSTLQTIHRRLSGQTMKLDLKLEDGRIGEHPEVIYHVFHTLLFGGLALLFDGMKYLWTPYVCMFTAFGVCSPDLWMTVFKWLKLKSIHPVVLSLILSTAVPTIIGFSLWREYCPRVLAELSELQDFYDSDMVELISWIRSQAPASAVFAGSPLLLGAVKLVSGSAMTSLPLYSDINLLKRAEDTYQVYGMKSAEEIYKILTSQKTNYVIIEEAICNELRINKGCRIKDLLDVANGHVVYDRGVMYSFSKYGRFCQEIKLNYSPYKNYFTRVFWNRSYHVYKVNSVISFQY from the exons ATGACCGAATTAAGATGCTGGAAAAGTCTCgaaaaagaaagggaagaag CCACAGAAGATGAAGAGACTTTATCCAATGGTGGAGCAGATGATAAGCAGCAGAATGATGATGCCGGAGATAAAGATGAAGAAGATGCTCAAAAAGAGCCCATCAAAGAGGAATCTTCTCCAGAAGCGTCAAAAAAGCAGCCCACAT GTCTGTTGGACATGGCAGTGT CTTTTCTTTTGCAGCAGGTGGTTAAGTTATTCTTTGGATGTGTAGCAGCAGTTGCATGTGGGATGCTTTATGCTGTGTACCTTTCTACATATCATGAACGGAAGTTCTGGTTTTCAACAAAACAG GAACTGGAGCGTGAAATTACTTTCCAGGAAGGCAGTgggctttattattattactacaaACATATGCTGACAGCACCATCTTTTAAAAGAG GGTTATATGAGCTAACACTAGACAACAAGACTATTTCAGGCCAGACTGTCAACATagtgcagcttttatttttgtatccAGAACTCGCTACAAGTTTCATTTACAGAATTACGAGCAGTCAT GATTTCATTGAGccaatttatttttatgttggaACTGTTTTTGGGCTCCAGGCAGTCTGTGTCACTGCCTTGTTTGTGTGCAGCTGGGTGATGAGTGGCACATGGGTTGCCGGCATATTGGCTGTGTCCTGGTATGTGATCAACAG AACTGACACAACCAAAGTGGACCACGCTGTTCCTTTGCGGGACAACTGGGCTCTGCCCTACTTCTCCTGCCAGGTTGCTGCTTTGACTGGATTCCTGAGTAACATCAGCTCTGCCACTGAG ATGTTTTGCTATCTTACCATGAGTGCCACAAGCGTCTCGTTCCTCCTGGTGTGGGAACACAGCCACTATGTGCTCTTCATCCAAGccctctgtcttttttttcttgactcTTTTGACTTGGTACCTTCCCGTAAG GTAGCTGATATTCATAAAGTTTACCTCAGTTCCTTGTTCCTGGCTTACTTGCTGCAGTTTCAGAATCCTGTTCTGCTCAGCTCGCCTCTTCTTAGTATCCTGATTGGATCTGTGCTTGCGAGGCATTTCCAG CAAAATATGAAGAAAGGACCTCTTGTTGCTCGAGTACTGAAACTATCCCTACATATACACCTGGTCTTTTCGACAAGTATCAcctttaattatttaatgaaG aaGCTTCTTCCTGTACATGAAAGTGACTTCATATTGAAGTTCCTTGAAGTAAAATTCAAGCTCAACACAACAAC CGATTTTGTTACAAACTTCCTTCTGTGCCAAGAGAGTTTCCAAACCCCCAAGCAAGACTTATTTCTACGGCTGACACAGGCCTCTGTCCTTCCTTTCTACTTCCTGGTGTTGACTGTTTGCCTTCTTTCCACCCTGCAGACTATTCACAGAAGACTCAG CGGTCAAACAATGAAGTTGGACCTCAAACTTGAAGATGGGAGAATAGGAGAGCACCCAGAGGTCATCTATCATGTTTTCCACACATTGCTTTTTGGGGGCCTAGCTCTGCTGTTTGATGG GATGAAATATTTGTGGACTCCATATGTCTGCATGTTCACTGCATTTGGGGTGTGTTCTCCTGATCTTTGGATGACCGTCTTTAAGTGGCTAAAACTGAAATCTATTCATCCGGTAGTATTA TCATTGATTCTGAGCACAGCAGTACCCACAATCATTGGGTTTAGTTTGTGGAGAGAG TACTGCCCCCGTGTCTTAGCAGAACTGTCTGAGCTGCAGGATTTCTACGACTCCGATATGGTAGAACTAATAAGCTGGATCAG ATCACAGGCGCCggcctctgctgtgtttgctggCAGTCCTTTACTTTTGGGAGCAGTGAAACTGGTTTCAGGTTCAGCTATGACCAGTTTACCCCTTTACTCTGATATCAACTTACTAAAGAGGGCAGAGGAT ACATATCAGGTATATGGGATGAAATCTGCAGAAGAGATTTATAAGATTCTGACCTCTCAGAAGACGAACTATGTGATCATAGAGGAAGCCATTTGTAATGAACTTCGCATTAATAAAGGCTGTAGGATCAAAGACCTGCTTGATGTTGCCAATGGACAT GTTGTGTATGACAGAGGAGTGATGTATTCCTTCTCCAAGTACGGAAGATTCTGCCAGGAGATAAAGTTGAACTATTCTCCCTACAAAAATTACTTCACCAGAGTATTTTGGAACCGATCATACCATGTCTATAAAGTGAACTCTGTCATCTCTTTTCAATACTGA
- the LOC130518371 gene encoding probable C-mannosyltransferase DPY19L4 isoform X4, producing the protein MTELRCWKSLEKEREEATEDEETLSNGGADDKQQNDDAGDKDEEDAQKEPIKEESSPEASKKQPTSFLLQQVVKLFFGCVAAVACGMLYAVYLSTYHERKFWFSTKQELEREITFQEGSGLYYYYYKHMLTAPSFKRGLYELTLDNKTISGQTVNIVQLLFLYPELATSFIYRITSSHDFIEPIYFYVGTVFGLQAVCVTALFVCSWVMSGTWVAGILAVSWYVINRTDTTKVDHAVPLRDNWALPYFSCQVAALTGFLSNISSATEMFCYLTMSATSVSFLLVWEHSHYVLFIQALCLFFLDSFDLVPSRKVADIHKVYLSSLFLAYLLQFQNPVLLSSPLLSILIGSVLARHFQQNMKKGPLVARVLKLSLHIHLVFSTSITFNYLMKKLLPVHESDFILKFLEVKFKLNTTTDFVTNFLLCQESFQTPKQDLFLRLTQASVLPFYFLVLTVCLLSTLQTIHRRLSGQTMKLDLKLEDGRIGEHPEVIYHVFHTLLFGGLALLFDGMKYLWTPYVCMFTAFGVCSPDLWMTVFKWLKLKSIHPVVLSLILSTAVPTIIGFSLWREYCPRVLAELSELQDFYDSDMVELISWIRSQAPASAVFAGSPLLLGAVKLVSGSAMTSLPLYSDINLLKRAEDTYQVYGMKSAEEIYKILTSQKTNYVIIEEAICNELRINKGCRIKDLLDVANGHVVYDRGVMYSFSKYGRFCQEIKLNYSPYKNYFTRVFWNRSYHVYKVNSVISFQY; encoded by the exons ATGACCGAATTAAGATGCTGGAAAAGTCTCgaaaaagaaagggaagaag CCACAGAAGATGAAGAGACTTTATCCAATGGTGGAGCAGATGATAAGCAGCAGAATGATGATGCCGGAGATAAAGATGAAGAAGATGCTCAAAAAGAGCCCATCAAAGAGGAATCTTCTCCAGAAGCGTCAAAAAAGCAGCCCACAT CTTTTCTTTTGCAGCAGGTGGTTAAGTTATTCTTTGGATGTGTAGCAGCAGTTGCATGTGGGATGCTTTATGCTGTGTACCTTTCTACATATCATGAACGGAAGTTCTGGTTTTCAACAAAACAG GAACTGGAGCGTGAAATTACTTTCCAGGAAGGCAGTgggctttattattattactacaaACATATGCTGACAGCACCATCTTTTAAAAGAG GGTTATATGAGCTAACACTAGACAACAAGACTATTTCAGGCCAGACTGTCAACATagtgcagcttttatttttgtatccAGAACTCGCTACAAGTTTCATTTACAGAATTACGAGCAGTCAT GATTTCATTGAGccaatttatttttatgttggaACTGTTTTTGGGCTCCAGGCAGTCTGTGTCACTGCCTTGTTTGTGTGCAGCTGGGTGATGAGTGGCACATGGGTTGCCGGCATATTGGCTGTGTCCTGGTATGTGATCAACAG AACTGACACAACCAAAGTGGACCACGCTGTTCCTTTGCGGGACAACTGGGCTCTGCCCTACTTCTCCTGCCAGGTTGCTGCTTTGACTGGATTCCTGAGTAACATCAGCTCTGCCACTGAG ATGTTTTGCTATCTTACCATGAGTGCCACAAGCGTCTCGTTCCTCCTGGTGTGGGAACACAGCCACTATGTGCTCTTCATCCAAGccctctgtcttttttttcttgactcTTTTGACTTGGTACCTTCCCGTAAG GTAGCTGATATTCATAAAGTTTACCTCAGTTCCTTGTTCCTGGCTTACTTGCTGCAGTTTCAGAATCCTGTTCTGCTCAGCTCGCCTCTTCTTAGTATCCTGATTGGATCTGTGCTTGCGAGGCATTTCCAG CAAAATATGAAGAAAGGACCTCTTGTTGCTCGAGTACTGAAACTATCCCTACATATACACCTGGTCTTTTCGACAAGTATCAcctttaattatttaatgaaG aaGCTTCTTCCTGTACATGAAAGTGACTTCATATTGAAGTTCCTTGAAGTAAAATTCAAGCTCAACACAACAAC CGATTTTGTTACAAACTTCCTTCTGTGCCAAGAGAGTTTCCAAACCCCCAAGCAAGACTTATTTCTACGGCTGACACAGGCCTCTGTCCTTCCTTTCTACTTCCTGGTGTTGACTGTTTGCCTTCTTTCCACCCTGCAGACTATTCACAGAAGACTCAG CGGTCAAACAATGAAGTTGGACCTCAAACTTGAAGATGGGAGAATAGGAGAGCACCCAGAGGTCATCTATCATGTTTTCCACACATTGCTTTTTGGGGGCCTAGCTCTGCTGTTTGATGG GATGAAATATTTGTGGACTCCATATGTCTGCATGTTCACTGCATTTGGGGTGTGTTCTCCTGATCTTTGGATGACCGTCTTTAAGTGGCTAAAACTGAAATCTATTCATCCGGTAGTATTA TCATTGATTCTGAGCACAGCAGTACCCACAATCATTGGGTTTAGTTTGTGGAGAGAG TACTGCCCCCGTGTCTTAGCAGAACTGTCTGAGCTGCAGGATTTCTACGACTCCGATATGGTAGAACTAATAAGCTGGATCAG ATCACAGGCGCCggcctctgctgtgtttgctggCAGTCCTTTACTTTTGGGAGCAGTGAAACTGGTTTCAGGTTCAGCTATGACCAGTTTACCCCTTTACTCTGATATCAACTTACTAAAGAGGGCAGAGGAT ACATATCAGGTATATGGGATGAAATCTGCAGAAGAGATTTATAAGATTCTGACCTCTCAGAAGACGAACTATGTGATCATAGAGGAAGCCATTTGTAATGAACTTCGCATTAATAAAGGCTGTAGGATCAAAGACCTGCTTGATGTTGCCAATGGACAT GTTGTGTATGACAGAGGAGTGATGTATTCCTTCTCCAAGTACGGAAGATTCTGCCAGGAGATAAAGTTGAACTATTCTCCCTACAAAAATTACTTCACCAGAGTATTTTGGAACCGATCATACCATGTCTATAAAGTGAACTCTGTCATCTCTTTTCAATACTGA
- the LOC130518371 gene encoding probable C-mannosyltransferase DPY19L4 isoform X2 produces MTELRCWKSLEKEREEGNTQGESKLLYTPTEDEETLSNGGADDKQQNDDAGDKDEEDAQKEPIKEESSPEASKKQPTSFLLQQVVKLFFGCVAAVACGMLYAVYLSTYHERKFWFSTKQELEREITFQEGSGLYYYYYKHMLTAPSFKRGLYELTLDNKTISGQTVNIVQLLFLYPELATSFIYRITSSHDFIEPIYFYVGTVFGLQAVCVTALFVCSWVMSGTWVAGILAVSWYVINRTDTTKVDHAVPLRDNWALPYFSCQVAALTGFLSNISSATEMFCYLTMSATSVSFLLVWEHSHYVLFIQALCLFFLDSFDLVPSRKVADIHKVYLSSLFLAYLLQFQNPVLLSSPLLSILIGSVLARHFQQNMKKGPLVARVLKLSLHIHLVFSTSITFNYLMKKLLPVHESDFILKFLEVKFKLNTTTDFVTNFLLCQESFQTPKQDLFLRLTQASVLPFYFLVLTVCLLSTLQTIHRRLSGQTMKLDLKLEDGRIGEHPEVIYHVFHTLLFGGLALLFDGMKYLWTPYVCMFTAFGVCSPDLWMTVFKWLKLKSIHPVVLSLILSTAVPTIIGFSLWREYCPRVLAELSELQDFYDSDMVELISWIRSQAPASAVFAGSPLLLGAVKLVSGSAMTSLPLYSDINLLKRAEDTYQVYGMKSAEEIYKILTSQKTNYVIIEEAICNELRINKGCRIKDLLDVANGHVVYDRGVMYSFSKYGRFCQEIKLNYSPYKNYFTRVFWNRSYHVYKVNSVISFQY; encoded by the exons ATGACCGAATTAAGATGCTGGAAAAGTCTCgaaaaagaaagggaagaaggtAATACTCAAGGCGAATCTAAGTTGCTTTATACAC CCACAGAAGATGAAGAGACTTTATCCAATGGTGGAGCAGATGATAAGCAGCAGAATGATGATGCCGGAGATAAAGATGAAGAAGATGCTCAAAAAGAGCCCATCAAAGAGGAATCTTCTCCAGAAGCGTCAAAAAAGCAGCCCACAT CTTTTCTTTTGCAGCAGGTGGTTAAGTTATTCTTTGGATGTGTAGCAGCAGTTGCATGTGGGATGCTTTATGCTGTGTACCTTTCTACATATCATGAACGGAAGTTCTGGTTTTCAACAAAACAG GAACTGGAGCGTGAAATTACTTTCCAGGAAGGCAGTgggctttattattattactacaaACATATGCTGACAGCACCATCTTTTAAAAGAG GGTTATATGAGCTAACACTAGACAACAAGACTATTTCAGGCCAGACTGTCAACATagtgcagcttttatttttgtatccAGAACTCGCTACAAGTTTCATTTACAGAATTACGAGCAGTCAT GATTTCATTGAGccaatttatttttatgttggaACTGTTTTTGGGCTCCAGGCAGTCTGTGTCACTGCCTTGTTTGTGTGCAGCTGGGTGATGAGTGGCACATGGGTTGCCGGCATATTGGCTGTGTCCTGGTATGTGATCAACAG AACTGACACAACCAAAGTGGACCACGCTGTTCCTTTGCGGGACAACTGGGCTCTGCCCTACTTCTCCTGCCAGGTTGCTGCTTTGACTGGATTCCTGAGTAACATCAGCTCTGCCACTGAG ATGTTTTGCTATCTTACCATGAGTGCCACAAGCGTCTCGTTCCTCCTGGTGTGGGAACACAGCCACTATGTGCTCTTCATCCAAGccctctgtcttttttttcttgactcTTTTGACTTGGTACCTTCCCGTAAG GTAGCTGATATTCATAAAGTTTACCTCAGTTCCTTGTTCCTGGCTTACTTGCTGCAGTTTCAGAATCCTGTTCTGCTCAGCTCGCCTCTTCTTAGTATCCTGATTGGATCTGTGCTTGCGAGGCATTTCCAG CAAAATATGAAGAAAGGACCTCTTGTTGCTCGAGTACTGAAACTATCCCTACATATACACCTGGTCTTTTCGACAAGTATCAcctttaattatttaatgaaG aaGCTTCTTCCTGTACATGAAAGTGACTTCATATTGAAGTTCCTTGAAGTAAAATTCAAGCTCAACACAACAAC CGATTTTGTTACAAACTTCCTTCTGTGCCAAGAGAGTTTCCAAACCCCCAAGCAAGACTTATTTCTACGGCTGACACAGGCCTCTGTCCTTCCTTTCTACTTCCTGGTGTTGACTGTTTGCCTTCTTTCCACCCTGCAGACTATTCACAGAAGACTCAG CGGTCAAACAATGAAGTTGGACCTCAAACTTGAAGATGGGAGAATAGGAGAGCACCCAGAGGTCATCTATCATGTTTTCCACACATTGCTTTTTGGGGGCCTAGCTCTGCTGTTTGATGG GATGAAATATTTGTGGACTCCATATGTCTGCATGTTCACTGCATTTGGGGTGTGTTCTCCTGATCTTTGGATGACCGTCTTTAAGTGGCTAAAACTGAAATCTATTCATCCGGTAGTATTA TCATTGATTCTGAGCACAGCAGTACCCACAATCATTGGGTTTAGTTTGTGGAGAGAG TACTGCCCCCGTGTCTTAGCAGAACTGTCTGAGCTGCAGGATTTCTACGACTCCGATATGGTAGAACTAATAAGCTGGATCAG ATCACAGGCGCCggcctctgctgtgtttgctggCAGTCCTTTACTTTTGGGAGCAGTGAAACTGGTTTCAGGTTCAGCTATGACCAGTTTACCCCTTTACTCTGATATCAACTTACTAAAGAGGGCAGAGGAT ACATATCAGGTATATGGGATGAAATCTGCAGAAGAGATTTATAAGATTCTGACCTCTCAGAAGACGAACTATGTGATCATAGAGGAAGCCATTTGTAATGAACTTCGCATTAATAAAGGCTGTAGGATCAAAGACCTGCTTGATGTTGCCAATGGACAT GTTGTGTATGACAGAGGAGTGATGTATTCCTTCTCCAAGTACGGAAGATTCTGCCAGGAGATAAAGTTGAACTATTCTCCCTACAAAAATTACTTCACCAGAGTATTTTGGAACCGATCATACCATGTCTATAAAGTGAACTCTGTCATCTCTTTTCAATACTGA